One Solanum pennellii chromosome 10, SPENNV200 genomic region harbors:
- the LOC107032706 gene encoding fasciclin-like arabinogalactan protein 21 produces MAISHNLLLLLIALFMISSSTAIFPDSPTPSPVISPHDHTFTPSLFPNVLSSLGFQQLSSAASAANLSTTGTPVTIFATADSSLITCPTCSLPLLLQEHSVPGLYPLHFLRSLAFGTKLETLAPNRCLTVTFAATSRDPKVFINGVEVAQPDLFNNGMILVHGLRGFVSHLSPLSCNVERMSSLSFDSFPLPNSVSTVSSASPFSVTRFMLKDAIIRLRNSGYSIVALALRVNYAELSELKAMTVFALDDVSIFASGGHAYLPHFKFHVVPNRRIMAGELVSLPAGIVLPTMEGEQKLVVTTAGGGGVLAPMKINYVRVVHFDLLHNTRIVIHGVSVSFPHMHHHVTADQKGFAQMEQSHAHCDVSGSGGVCDVHDDFAPSNMRSSVLGNIEDHEGL; encoded by the coding sequence ATGGCGATTTCTCACAATCTCCTTCTGCTTCTCATTGCTCTCTTCATGATCTCCTCTTCCACAGCAATTTTTCCTGACTCACCTACACCGTCGCCGGTGATATCTCCTCACGACCACACATTTACCCCTTCTCTCTTCCCCAATGTTCTCTCTTCACTCGGTTTCCAGCAGCTCTCCTCCGCCGCTTCTGCCGCCAATCTCTCAACTACCGGCACTCCAGTCACCATCTTCGCTACGGCTGACTCTTCTCTAATCACTTGTCCTACTTGCTCTCTTCCTTTGCTACTTCAGGAACACTCTGTTCCTGGACTTTATCCGCTTCACTTTCTTCGCTCTTTAGCTTTTGGTACTAAGCTGGAAACTCTAGCTCCGAATCGATGCCTCACCGTCACTTTCGCCGCTACTTCTCGTGATCCGAAAGTTTTCATCAACGGCGTTGAAGTTGCTCAGCCGGATCTGTTTAATAATGGAATGATCCTTGTACATGGATTGCGAGGCTTTGTATCGCATCTCTCTCCACTCTCCTGCAATGTGGAGAGAATGAGTTCTCTGTCGTTTGACTCATTTCCTCTTCCTAATTCGGTTTCTACAGTTTCCTCTGCATCGCCTTTCTCTGTTACGCGCTTCATGTTAAAGGATGCCATTATCAGGTTGAGGAACAGCGGTTACAGTATTGTAGCACTAGCGCTGAGAGTGAACTACGCAGAGCTTTCGGAGCTTAAGGCGATGACGGTGTTTGCTTTAGATGATGTGTCGATTTTTGCCAGTGGAGGACATGCGTATCTCCCACATTTCAAGTTTCATGTTGTGCCAAATAGGAGGATTATGGCTGGGGAATTGGTGAGTTTGCCTGCGGGGATAGTGTTGCCGACTATGGAGGGCGAACAGAAATTGGTGGTAACTACTGCCGGTGGAGGAGGTGTTTTAGCTCCTATGAAGATTAATTACGTGAGGGTTGTGCATTTTGATCTGCTGCATAACACTAGGATTGTGATTCATGGAGTGTCTGTTTCATTTCCTCACATGCATCATCACGTCACAGCTGATCAGAAAGGCTTCGCTCAGATGGAACAGTCACACGCACACTGTGACGTCTCTGGAAGTGGTGGAGTCTGTGACGTTCATGATGATTTTGCTCCATCTAACATGCGATCATCAGTGCTGGGGAATATTGAAGATCATGAAGGTCTCTGA
- the LOC107001469 gene encoding uncharacterized protein LOC107001469: protein MANEAINVPESVPATQVAGSSTGAKIDVNHAFYLHSSDSPGMGLVTSSFDGRGYQGWKRSVLIALSAKNKLGFITGEHPSPAPTSTDLQPWSRCNDMVTSWLLNSLSKEISDSVIYSRTAKELWMSLEHRFGQSNGAKLFHLKKELNRLVQGTNNIAGYFTKLKRLWDELASLDSQDKCSCVCICEGKQKMEKSVEDEMLIQFLMGLNDTYAQARGNILMXC from the coding sequence ATGGCTAATGAAGCTATCAATGTTCCTGAATCTGTGCCTGCAACTCAGGTAGCAGGATCTTCCACAGGAGCTAAAATTGATGTCAATCATGCATTCTATTTGCATTCTTCAGATTCTCCTGGAATGGGTTTGGTAACCAGCTCCTTTGATGGAAGAGGATATCAGGGATGGAAGAGATCAGTGCTTATAGCACTCTCTGCAAAGAACAAGTTGGGTTTCATCACTGGAGAGCATCCTTCACCAGCTCCAACTTCCACAGATCTGCAACCTTGGAGTAGGTGTAATGACATGGTAACATCTTGGCTTCTTAACTCACTTTCAAAAGAAATATCAGATAGTGTTATTTATTCCAGGACTGCTAAGGAACTCTGGATGAGCCTCGAACATAGGTTTGGTCAATCAAATGGTGCTAAACTTTTTCATTTAAAGAAAGAACTTAACAGATTGGTGCAAGGAACTAACAACATTGCAGGGTATTTTACTAAGCTCAAGAGACTTTGGGATGAACTAGCTTCCCTAGATTCACAGGATAAGTGTAGCTGTGTGTGCATCTGTGAAGGAAAACAGAAAATGGAGAAATCTGTTGAAGATGAGATGCTTATACAATTCCTTATGGGTCTTAATGACACATATGCACAAGCTAGAGGGAATATTCTCATGATNTGTTGA